A single window of Nicotiana tabacum cultivar K326 unplaced genomic scaffold, ASM71507v2 Un00150, whole genome shotgun sequence DNA harbors:
- the LOC107805383 gene encoding uncharacterized protein LOC107805383, with protein MEIEKKLYEAAVEGDVRTLQELLQRDALILDRLILTCFNETPLHIATMRGHVEFVKLILAQNPQLAAELDSRKSSALHIASAKGHLQIIKVLLVVNPDICLAHDRDGRNPLHLAAIKGRVEVIKELIQIRPRAALGTTINGENVLHLCVKHNQLEVLKVLMEIGSWDYEFLNAKDSDGFTILHLAVADKQIETIKYLLKTNQIDVNAMDAYGNTTLDILAQSRRDMIDLQIGDSLREAGGLRAKDIQNDIKIPNKSAATPHSLPASTMPVYLGGNQAQNHPSKGDWLSKKRETIMVVASLIATMAFQAGMNPPGGVWQEQGKLDNKGIPSHRAGEAVMAYNHPKSYRYFLRANTIAFVSSLSTILLLISGLPFKRRLFMWGLMVIMWLTVTTTALTYGISIYIVTPKKDSEPLGQVIEIGVIVWCGLMALLLLGNTLRLLRIWHKKRHKIRSAAARKSANSNVNV; from the exons ATGGAAATTGAGAAGAAACTCTATGAAGCTGCAGTTGAAGGAGATGTAAGAACTTTACAAGAATTACTTCAGCGAGATGCTTTAATTCTTGATAGACTTATCTTAACTTGCTTCAATGAAACTCCTCTGCACATAGCAACAATGCGCGGGCATGTTGAGTTTGTGAAGTTAATTCTGGCTCAAAATCCTCAGCTTGCAGCTGAATTGGATTCGCGAAAATCATCAGCTCTTCACATAGCTTCAGCTAAAGGACACCTACAAATTATCAAGGTGTTGTTAGTAGTGAATCCTGATATATGCTTAGCTCATGATCGCGATGGTAGAAATCCTCTCCATCTAGCAGCTATCAAAGGTCGAGTTGAAGTCATCAAAGAACTAATACAAATCAGGCCTCGAGCAGCTCTAGGAACGACGATCAATGGAGAAAACGTTTTGCATTTGTGTGTGAAGCATAATCAGCTGGAGGTTCTCAAGGTGCTGATGGAGATTGGATCATGGGACTATGAATTCTTGAATGCAAAGGATAGTGATGGCTTCACCATTCTGCATTTGGCTGTTGCTGATAAGCAAATTGAG ACTATCAAATACTTGCTAAAGACCAATCAAATAGATGTGAATGCAATGGATGCATATGGTAATACAACATTAGATATTTTAGCACAAAGTAGGAGGGACATGATTGATCTACAAATTGGAGACAGTCTTAGAGAAGCTGGAGGCTTAAGAGCAAAGGATATCCAAAATGATATCAAAATTCCGAATAAATCAGCTGCAACTCCGCATTCACTACCAGCTTCAACAATGCCAGTATATTTAGGCggaaatcaggcccaaaaccacCCATCAAAAGGCGATTGGCTATCCAAGAAACGCGAAACAATAATGGTGGTGGCCTCACTTATTGCAACCATGGCATTCCAAGCTGGAATGAACCCTCCAGGAGGTGTTTGGCAAGAACAAGGAAAAttggataataagggaatacctTCACATAGAGCAGGGGAAGCAGTAATGGCTTATAATCATCCCAAATCGTATCGATATTTCCTTCGTGCTAACACCATTGCCTTTGTCTCCTCTCTCAGCACAATATTGCTGTTGATAAGTGGATTGCCGTTCAAGCGCAGGCTGTTCATGTGGGGTTTGATGGTTATCATGTGGTTAACAGTTACCACTACAGCACTCACTTATGGCATATCAATTTACATCGTCACACCTAAAAAGGACAGTGAACCACTTGGTCAGGTTATTGAAATTGGAGTTATAGTATGGTGTGGTTTAATGGCACTACTTCTACTTGGAAACACTTTACGTTTGTTGCGTATATGGCATAAAAAGAGGCATAAAATAAGATCAGCAGCAGCACGAAAATCTGCAAATTCAAATGTCAATGTTTGA
- the LOC142179002 gene encoding uncharacterized protein LOC142179002, whose product MDLEIKRSRMKRVGWRKPKIKWGNLTKELGEKLLSVRAWTSVGDASSMWSMTADCIRVAAREVLGVTKGSPRGHKGDWWWNGEVQGKMEVKKATYLKLVESTNEEEKRTYQECYIKAKKEAILVVTMAKNALFARLYKELEGKGGDKRLYRLAKVRERKAHDLYQVKCIKDKDGKMLMDKALIRRGWQTYFYKLLRGGGG is encoded by the coding sequence ATGGACCTGGAGATCAAGAGAAGTAGGATGAAGAGGGTGGGGTGGAGGAAACCTAAGATCAAGTGGGGTAACTTGACCAAGGAGTTAGGGGAGAAGTTATTGTCTGTGAGGGCCTGGACGAGTGTGGGGGACGCGTCTAGTATGTGGTCCATGACTGCGGATTGCATAAGGGTAGCCGCTAGAGAGGTCTTAGGGGTAACGAAGGGTTCTCCTAGGGGACATAAaggggactggtggtggaatggagaggttcAAGGTAAAATGGAAGTTAAGAAAGCTACTTATTTGAAACTAGTAGAGAGTACAAACGAGGAGGAAAAAAGGACTTATCAGGAGTGTTACATAAAGGCAAAGAAAGAGGCAATATTAGTAGTTACGATGGCTAAGAACGCATTGTTTGCTCGTTTGTACAAGGAGCTCGAGGGCAAAGGTGGGGACAAGAGATTGTACCGGTTGGCCAAGGTGAGGGAGAGGAAAGCCCATGACTTATACCAAGTCAAGTGCATCAAGGATAAGGATGGCAAAATGTTGATGGACAAGGCACTCATTAGGAGAGGGTGGCAGACATACTTCTATAAACTATTGAGGGGGGGGGGAGGATAG
- the LOC142179004 gene encoding uncharacterized protein LOC142179004 has protein sequence MDVLSRHIQGEVLWCMLFADDIVLIDETHRGVIARLEIWRQTLESKGFKLSRTKIEYLECKFSETHDADIEVKLDGQVIPKRASFKYLGSIIQGDGEIDEDVRHHIGAGWMKFRLTSGVLCDRNVPL, from the coding sequence ATGGATGTACTGTCGCGTCACATACAAGGGGAGGTTCtttggtgcatgctatttgccgatgatatagtgttgattgacgagacgcaTAGAGGAGTTATCGCGAGGTTGGAGATTTGGAGACagaccttggagtctaaaggtttcaaactaAGTAGAACCAAAattgaatacttggagtgcaaattcAGTGAGACTCATGATGCAGACATAGAGGTAAAGCTTGATGGTCAAGTTATCCCCAAAAGAGCGAGTTTTAAGTATCTCGGGTCTATTATCCAGGGTGACGGGGAGATTGACGAAGATGTCAGACATCACATCGGAGCAGGATGGATGAAGTTTAGGCTCACTTCTGGTGTCCTATGTGATAGGAATGTGCCGTTATGA